A window from Mesorhizobium sp. WSM2240 encodes these proteins:
- a CDS encoding quinoprotein dehydrogenase-associated SoxYZ-like carrier: MQVSASWNRLLAIAAAACFIVAGSLIGVTGAAVAQQSPKSSERIWSSLKGDVFGDRPILADTGLVRIEAPKRAQDAALVPVDIYIDPAKAPEGIKSVTMIIDVNPAPVAATFQIGKDSGVTHLSTRVRVDDYSYLRAIAETQGGELHMSQTFVKASGGCSAPAVKNTDEALASMGQMKLRQFSPAAGETASNAPELQLMIRHPNNSGLQRDPLTQYFIPAHFVQNFSVSQGDRLILAMEGGISISEDPNFRFDFAPGASGEITVEATDTEGKVFKDQWPLEAAGL, from the coding sequence ATGCAAGTCAGCGCGTCCTGGAACCGGCTGCTCGCAATAGCGGCCGCAGCCTGCTTCATCGTGGCGGGTTCGCTTATAGGCGTCACCGGAGCTGCGGTGGCGCAGCAATCCCCCAAATCGTCGGAACGGATCTGGTCGAGCCTGAAGGGCGACGTATTCGGCGACCGGCCGATCCTCGCCGATACCGGCCTCGTTCGTATCGAGGCGCCCAAGCGCGCGCAGGATGCGGCGCTGGTGCCGGTCGACATCTATATCGATCCCGCCAAGGCGCCCGAAGGCATCAAATCAGTGACCATGATCATAGACGTGAACCCCGCCCCGGTGGCGGCGACGTTCCAGATCGGCAAGGATTCCGGCGTTACGCATCTGTCGACCCGCGTACGCGTCGACGACTACTCCTATCTGCGTGCGATTGCCGAGACCCAAGGCGGCGAGCTCCACATGTCGCAGACCTTCGTCAAGGCATCGGGCGGGTGCTCAGCGCCGGCGGTCAAGAACACGGACGAAGCGCTGGCCTCAATGGGACAGATGAAGCTGCGCCAGTTTTCGCCAGCGGCGGGCGAGACGGCGAGTAATGCGCCGGAACTGCAGCTGATGATCCGGCATCCCAACAATTCGGGCCTGCAGCGCGATCCGCTGACCCAATATTTCATTCCGGCGCATTTCGTTCAGAATTTCTCGGTCTCGCAAGGCGACCGGCTGATCCTCGCAATGGAAGGCGGAATATCGATTTCGGAAGATCCCAATTTCCGATTCGATTTCGCGCCGGGCGCGAGCGGCGAAATCACGGTCGAAGCGACAGACACCGAGGGCAAGGTCTTCAAGGACCAGTGGCCACTGGAGGCAGCCGGGCTCTGA